A genome region from Pygocentrus nattereri isolate fPygNat1 chromosome 6, fPygNat1.pri, whole genome shotgun sequence includes the following:
- the sec22a gene encoding vesicle-trafficking protein SEC22a has product MSMVLFASVVRVRDGLPLSASTDYEQDKGLQETKKHLKGLSKKLSQFPDRCSLKTGQYNVNFTSSLGVGYLMVCTENYPNVLAFCFLDELQREFIVTYDTKRINSAVRPYSFIEFDNFIQKTKQRYNSPRSLSTKINLADMQTEIKLRPPYQLSPEDLGSINGFSHSTTSKYKGIAPNQMLEPVTLSGIVACVLSVLCSALNLLRGVHAIESILQNEDEDFNYVIAFFLGTAACLYQCYLFAYFSVWRNIKSFLAFALICLCNMYLYELRNVWQILFHVTVGAFITLQIRLRQPQGKAPDYNV; this is encoded by the exons ATGTCTATGGTCCTGTTTGCCTCTGTGGTGCGGGTGAGGGACggcctgcctctctctgcctccactGACTATGAACAGGACAAAGGACTGCAGGAGACCAAGAAGCACCTCAAAGGCCTGTCAAAAAAACTCAGCCAGTTCCCTGACCGCTGCTCTCTCAAAACAGGCCAATACAATGTGAA TTTCACAAGTTCTCTGGGAGTGGGCTACTTGATGGTGTGCACAGAGAACTATCCCAATGTCTTGGCATTTTGTttcctggatgagttgcagagagAGTTCATTGTCACATATGATACCAAGCGCATTAACAGCGCTGTCAGGCCATACTCCTTCATCGAGTTTG ACAACTTCATTCAGAAGACCAAGCAGCGCTACAACAGCCCACGCTCTCTCTCCACTAAGATCAATCTGGCTGATATGCAGACGGAGATCAAGCTGCGGCCTCCATACCAGCTCTCTCCTGAGGACCTGGGCTCAATCAATGGCTTCTCCCACAGCACCACCTCCAAATATAAAGGCATAG CTCCTAATCAAATGTTGGAGCCTGTCACCTTGTCAGGCATTGTGGCATGTGTCCTAAGTGTTTTGTGCAGTGCGCTCAATTTACTCCGGGGAGTCCATGCCATTGAGAGCATATTGCAG AATGAGGATGAAGACTTTAATTACGTAATTGCCTTTTTCCTGGGTACGGCAGCCTGTCTTTATCAG TGTTACTTATTTGCATACTTCTCAGTCTGGAGAAACATCAAGTCATTCCTGGCCTTTGCTCTGATCTGCCTGTGCAACATGTACCTGTATGAACTGCGCAACGTGTGGCAGATCCTCTTCCATGTAACGGTGGGGGCCTTCATCACTCTGCAAATCCGCCTGAGGCAGCCACAGGGTAAAGCTCCAGACTATAATGTCTGA